The Bacillota bacterium genome includes a window with the following:
- the rsmH gene encoding 16S rRNA (cytosine(1402)-N(4))-methyltransferase RsmH, with the protein MDFVHQPVLLNEVIAGLNLKPNGIYVDCTLGGGGHTQAVLDSQPDVTVIGIDQDPNALAAAQARLAPYGSRVKYVRDNFRNLDRVLASVDHLHVDGILMDIGVSSPQLDQKDRGFSYQHDARLDMRMDPMAQISAHDLVNSLTKQELTRIIRDYGEERWANRIAEFIVEHRREKPIDTTGELVSVIKAAIPKKARLEGPHPAKRTFQALRIAVNDELGALSEAIEKAVNHLKPQGRLCVITFHSLEDRLVKNAFREFENPCICPPGLPICTCGKEPLVKIITRKPIAAGQEELAANPRARSAKLRVCERLP; encoded by the coding sequence ATGGATTTTGTACATCAACCGGTTTTACTGAACGAAGTGATCGCAGGGCTTAACCTCAAGCCCAATGGCATCTATGTTGACTGCACTTTAGGAGGCGGAGGCCACACTCAGGCTGTTCTCGATTCTCAGCCCGATGTTACAGTTATCGGTATTGATCAGGATCCGAATGCATTGGCAGCTGCTCAAGCAAGACTGGCTCCGTATGGTTCCCGAGTAAAATACGTTCGCGATAATTTTCGCAATTTAGATCGTGTCTTGGCATCAGTAGACCATCTCCATGTAGACGGAATTCTAATGGATATTGGAGTATCTTCACCTCAATTAGATCAAAAAGATCGCGGATTCAGCTACCAGCATGATGCCCGTTTGGATATGCGGATGGATCCAATGGCCCAGATATCAGCTCATGATTTGGTTAACAGCCTGACAAAGCAGGAACTAACGCGAATAATTCGTGATTATGGAGAGGAGCGCTGGGCAAACCGCATTGCTGAGTTTATTGTGGAGCACCGCCGCGAAAAGCCTATCGACACCACCGGTGAACTGGTGTCGGTAATTAAAGCAGCAATTCCCAAGAAAGCAAGGCTAGAAGGACCTCATCCTGCCAAACGCACTTTTCAAGCTCTGCGGATAGCAGTTAACGATGAGCTGGGAGCGCTCAGCGAAGCAATAGAAAAAGCAGTAAATCATTTGAAGCCGCAGGGACGGCTCTGCGTGATTACATTTCACTCGTTAGAGGATCGACTAGTAAAGAATGCGTTTCGGGAGTTTGAAAATCCCTGTATTTGTCCACCCGGTCTGCCGATCTGCACCTGCGGTAAGGAACCGCTGGTAAAAATCATTACCCGCAAGCCGATCGCAGCCGGGCAAGAAGAACTTGCAGCAAATCCAAGGGCACGCAGTGCTAAACTGCGTGTATGTGAGCGTTTACCTTAA
- the mraZ gene encoding division/cell wall cluster transcriptional repressor MraZ, protein MFMGEYQHSVDNKGRLIIPAKFREDLGENAVMTRGLDNCLFLFPQSEWKILEEKLKSLPLTKATARQFVRFFFSGATECDLDKQGRITIPQNLRDYADVDKDVVVIGVSNRIEIWSRGRWEQYMQEAEEAYEEIAENIVELGI, encoded by the coding sequence ATGTTTATGGGCGAATATCAACACTCGGTGGACAACAAGGGAAGATTGATTATTCCAGCCAAGTTCCGTGAAGATTTGGGCGAAAACGCGGTGATGACACGGGGCTTGGATAATTGTCTATTTCTATTTCCCCAATCGGAGTGGAAAATCTTGGAGGAAAAATTAAAATCGCTTCCCCTCACTAAAGCTACTGCCCGCCAATTTGTCCGGTTTTTCTTTTCGGGAGCTACAGAATGTGATTTGGATAAGCAGGGACGAATTACCATCCCGCAAAATTTGAGGGATTACGCTGATGTAGATAAAGATGTGGTTGTGATCGGAGTGTCCAACCGGATTGAGATATGGAGCCGCGGACGTTGGGAACAATATATGCAGGAAGCTGAGGAAGCTTATGAGGAGATCGCGGAGAATATTGTTGAGCTCGGAATCTAG
- a CDS encoding Nif3-like dinuclear metal center hexameric protein → MIIKAETCFAVIEELAPLKYAYEWDNSGLQVGSPLQPVKKILVTLTVTEAVVDSAVKSNVDLIISHHPLIFQPLRSIQTDSPCGKILQRLLINNIVVYACHTNLDRAPFGLNYWLAESLSLKDHQVLDVETDEGVGIGRIGYIEPVTLAELADQLNKLWDTQVRYAGDPLVQCSKIAVCGGSGSDLVQKAVEQQADVLITGDVKYHTALDAKAMGFAVIDGGHYATEKIMISKTAQYLRSKLDIEIVEESAGDNPFLF, encoded by the coding sequence ATGATAATTAAAGCTGAAACATGTTTTGCAGTAATAGAAGAGTTAGCACCCCTTAAGTATGCTTACGAATGGGATAATTCCGGACTGCAGGTGGGGTCTCCACTGCAGCCAGTAAAAAAAATACTGGTTACGCTGACGGTAACAGAAGCTGTTGTCGACAGCGCAGTTAAATCAAATGTTGATTTAATTATTTCTCACCACCCTTTGATTTTTCAGCCATTGCGTTCAATTCAAACTGATTCTCCGTGCGGGAAGATTCTGCAGAGATTATTGATCAATAATATCGTGGTTTATGCCTGCCACACTAATTTAGACCGGGCTCCATTTGGGTTGAATTATTGGCTTGCAGAATCGCTGAGCCTTAAAGACCATCAAGTTTTAGACGTTGAAACAGACGAAGGTGTGGGTATCGGTCGAATCGGATATATTGAACCGGTTACGCTGGCAGAATTAGCAGATCAGCTTAATAAGCTTTGGGATACCCAGGTGAGGTATGCTGGCGACCCTTTGGTACAGTGCAGTAAGATTGCTGTCTGCGGCGGTTCCGGAAGCGATTTAGTGCAGAAAGCTGTTGAACAGCAGGCAGATGTATTGATTACTGGCGATGTGAAGTACCATACTGCTCTTGACGCAAAAGCAATGGGTTTCGCAGTGATAGATGGCGGTCACTATGCGACAGAGAAAATAATGATCTCAAAAACAGCGCAGTATTTAAGGTCGAAGCTGGATATTGAAATAGTTGAGGAATCAGCTGGCGATAACCCGTTTCTATTTTGA
- a CDS encoding hydrolase, which translates to MLERNNSVLVLVDAQTKLMNVMDDAERLIQNLKRLIKGMQVLGIPLIVTEQYPKGLGPTIPELTDLLNPETKVVEKITFSCTDEPKFMNALEKTKRKQVILCGVESHICVYQTALGLRSRGYDVEIAADAVSSRSADNRKLALFRLAQMGVGITGTEMVLFELLRRGEGDQFKAISKIVK; encoded by the coding sequence GTGTTAGAGCGGAACAACTCAGTCTTGGTGCTGGTTGATGCCCAAACAAAACTGATGAATGTGATGGATGATGCGGAGCGCCTAATCCAAAATCTGAAACGGTTAATTAAGGGGATGCAGGTATTAGGCATCCCCTTAATTGTAACCGAACAGTACCCCAAAGGCTTAGGCCCAACAATTCCAGAGTTAACGGACCTGTTAAATCCGGAAACTAAAGTAGTTGAAAAAATTACGTTCAGCTGTACCGATGAACCAAAATTTATGAATGCGCTGGAAAAAACAAAACGCAAACAGGTGATTCTCTGCGGAGTGGAGTCTCATATCTGTGTCTACCAAACTGCATTAGGACTTAGGAGCAGAGGATATGATGTGGAGATTGCAGCTGATGCGGTTTCTTCCCGTAGTGCGGACAACCGTAAACTGGCTTTATTTAGACTAGCACAGATGGGAGTCGGGATCACTGGCACGGAGATGGTTTTATTTGAACTGCTGCGCCGCGGTGAAGGTGACCAGTTTAAGGCTATCAGTAAAATCGTAAAATAG